AGCGCGAAGTCGTCGGCAAGTCCGGCGGTGATGGCGACCGAGCGCTGCTGCTGCTCGCGCGACAGCGACGGCGGCACTGCACGTTCGCTGAGCGTGGCGATCGTCGATACCGGCACGAAGCGGCCGTCGGTCGTCCTGATAAAGATGTTCTCGAGGTCGGTCGAATCGTTGATCGGGTTGGTGGTCGAGACCAGCTTCACGTCATAGCTGCGGTCCTCGATGAAGACGCTGGTGATCTTGCGGCCGTCGAGCATCGCCTGCAAGGCTGGCGACAGCCCCTTGATGTCGATGCCAAGGTCGGAGGCGCGCTCCCGGTCGACGGTGACGAACAACTGCGGCTGGTTGGCGTCGGTCGAAAGCCGGGGCTGGCGGAAGCGCGGATCCTTCTCCATCTCGGCCAGCACCTTGGTGGCGGCGGTGCCGAGGTCGGCATAGCTGTTGCCGATCAGCGCGAACTGAAGGCCGTTGCCGGCGCCGCGGATGCCCAGACTGTTGGGCTGGCCGACAGTGGTGCGCACCCCGGGCACCTGGCTGGTGCGGGCCAGGATGTCGGCAGCAATCTCCTGCTGGGTGCGGCTGCGCTCGCTCCACGGCGCCAGCGACAGCACCATGAAGCCGCTGTTGTTGTTGTTGCCCATGCCTGCGCTGACGAAGGTGCTCTCGATCTCTCCCGACTTGCGCAGCGGTTCGATCAGGCCCTCGATGCGGCGCAACTGCGAGGCGGTGTAGTCGAGGCTGACGCCTTGCGGGGCGGAGACGCGCAGCATCACCAGCGAGCGGTCCTCGGTCGGCGTCAGTTCCTGGCGCACGGCGCCGAAGGCGACATAAGCGGCGCCGGCAAACAGCAGCGACACCAGGATGACGATGGCGGGCGCATTGAGGCAGGCATGCAGGCAGCGCTTGTAGAGCGCGGCGAGCTTCGTGCCGATCTTGCCGAGCACGCCGCCATGGCTGTGCTCGATGCTCTTTTCGGTCAGCATGCGCGAGGCCAGCATCGGGCACAGTGACAGCGCCACGATCGATGACAAAAGCACGGAGATCGCCAGCACGAAGCCGAACTCGCGAAACAGGCCGCCGGTCTGGCCGGGAAGGAACGAGATCGGGATGAACACCGCGGCTAGCGTCGCCGTCGTTGCCACCACCGCGAAAAACACCTCCTGCGTGCCGAGTACGGCAGCTGCCCGCGGGCCCATGCCCTCGTTGCGGCGGCGCACGATGTTTTCGAGCACGACGATGGCGTCGTCGACGACGAGGCCTGTCGCCAGAACCAGCGCCAGAAGCGTCAGGATGTTGACCGAGAAGCCGGCAAGATAGATGCCGGCGATGGTGCCGATCATTGCCACCGGCATGGCAAAACCGGGGATCAGCGTCGCGCGCCAGTCCTGCAGGAAGGCGTAGATGACGATCAGCACGATCGTCACCGACAGGATCAGCGCGATTTCGACCTCGTGGATGGCGCCCTGGACGAAGGTCGCATCGTCAGAGGTGACGCGGATGGTCATGCCGGCGGGCAGGGTGGTCTGGATCTTCTCGGCCGCCGCGCGCACGCCCTTGGAGATGTCGAGCGTGCTCGACTGCGCCTGGCGCACGATGCCGATGCCGATGCCGGTCTTGCCGTCGGAGCGCAATGAGGTCGAGCCGGGGTCACCGCCGAGCGTGACGGTGGCGACGTCGCCGAGCTTGGTCTTGCCGTTGATGATGATGCTCTCGAAGGCCTCGGGCGTGGTCACGGCGGCACTGGCGCGGACGATCAGGTCCTGATTGCCGACGGTCAGCGAACCTGCAGGTGCGTCGAACGACACGCTCGCCAACGCGTTCGAGATGTCGGCCAGCGTCAGACCGAGGCTCGCCACCTTGGCCTGGTCGATGTCGACGCGGAATATCTTGGCACGGTCGCCAAAGGTCTGCACGTCGGCGACGCCGTCGACGGCGGCCAGCGTGTCGACGATCTGGTCTTCGACCAGGATGGTCATGTCCTCGACCGGCATGGTGTCGGAGGTCACCGCCAGGCGCATCACCGCATCGGCATTGGCGTCGGCCTTGACGATGCGCGGCGCATCCGCGTCGTCAGGCAGCGAATTGGTCACCCGGCCGACTGCGTCGCGCATATCGGAGGCGGCGACGTTGAGGTCGACGCCGTCGTTGAATTCCACCGTGACGCGGCTGTTGCCGTAGGACGAGCTCGACGAGATCGACTTGACGCCGGTGACGCGCGCCACCGCACCTTCGACCACCGCCGTCACCTCGCGGTCGACGATTTCGGCAGCCGCATCGGAATAGGTCGTCGACACCGTGATGACCGGCCGGTCGACGTCGGGCAACTCACGCACCTCGACGCCGTAGAAGGCAGCGAGGCCGGCAACCACGATCAGCGTGTTGATGACGAAGGCCAGGACCGGCCGGCGCACGAAAAGTGCGGTGATACCTTTTTCGGCGTTGTCGTTCTGCATCGTGCTCATGTCGGCGCTCCCGCTCAGGAGCCGCTGCCGGCGGCTTCGCGGCCGGCGATCAGCAGCTCGGCGCCTTCCCGCACCGTGTGGATGCCTTCGGTCACCACCTTGTCGCCTGATGTCAGCGCTGCCTGCACCAGCACGCTGTCGGTGTTGCGCTGGATGATGCGCACCGGCACGCGCTTGGCCTTGCCGTTGTCGAGCGCCCAGACGAAGGCGCCGTCGCCACCCCACTGAATCGCCAGCGGGTCGACTGAGGGATAGGTGTCGCCGGGAAACTGCATCGCGACCTGGAACGACATGCCGGCGCGCAGGGCGTCGTCGTCATTGTCGATGCGGGCCTGGATGCGCAGCGTGCGGCTCTGTTCGTCGAGACGGTTGTCGATGGCGCTGACTTCGCCTTCGAACACCCGGCCGGGGCGGGCGACCGAGCTTGCCGTCAGCGGCGCGCCGACCGAAATGAGCCCGGTGAAGCGTTCCGGCACCCAGATGTCGACGATGATCCTGGAGCGGTCGTCGATGGTGGCGATGGCGGTCTGGCTGGTGACGTAGTTGCCGGCCTCGACCGGCAGAATGCCGACGATACCGGCAATGGGCGCCGTGATGGTGCGGCGGTCGAGTGCAAGCGCTGCGTCGCGCACGGCAAGGCGTGCGTTCTCGACGGCGAGTTCCGCTTCCTTGAGCTGCACCGTCGTCGCCGTGTTGGTGGCACGCAGCGCCTTGATGCGTTCCAGCGAGGCTTCGGCGTCGCCCTGGGCGATGCGGGCGCGCTCGAGCGCGATCTCTTCCGAATCCGAATCGAGCCGGGCAATGACGGTGCCCGCCGTGACCTTCTCGCCGGCCGCGACCGAGATTTCGGTCAGCCGTCCGGAGGCGTAGGGGTTGATGACGACCGAGTTGAGCGCCCGTCCGGTGCCGATCGCCGACAGCCGGTCGTTGATCGTGCCGGATGTCACCGTCTGCGTGACGACGGGTGTCTGTGGCTGGCTGCCGCCGCGATTGCCGCCCTGGCGGTTGCCGCCGCTGCCGCCGCGCGCCGCCTGCGGCTGTTCCGTCTTGGCCTCGGCCCAGTCGATGCCCCAACTGGCCAGTACGGTGCGCGAGCTCGGCACCAGCAGCACCCATCCGGCGGCTGCCGCAAGTACAATGACAATTGCCAAGACAATCTGCTTCCAGGCGGCCATGCGTACTCCGGTCTGCTGCGTTTTCGTTCCGCTCGGGAACACGTGGCTTCTCATCGCTGGCAAAGCACTGTGCCGTCGCTGCACCTCGCCAAGTGATCGTTCGTCGGCAACCGGGCGCAAGCTCGTAAGGGCACGCCAGTATAACCTAGTTCGTCAGCCGAGGCTTAGGGCAATTCTCGGCGCCTAGCACATTAAATCTGCGTAATATTTGCAGGATTGGCCGCGCGCTCAGCGCAGGTCCTCGATCGCGCGGATGCGTCTTGCCGCTTCTGTCTCAAGCTTGCTGGTCAGTGCGCCGATGACCGTTTCGACGGCGACGAACAGGGCCGAGGAAGAGTCCCATGCCGATGGCACCGCCGTGCGCCCTGATATCACGTGGCGGGCGAAGCGTGCGATCGGCGACAGCCACTGGTCGGTGAACAGGATGATGGTGGCGCCCCTGGCATGGGCTTTTTCGGCGAAGCGGATCAGGCTGTCCTGGTAGCGCCTTATGTCGAAGATCAGCAGCGTGTCGCGCTTGCTCATGTCGATGAGCTTGTCGCGCCACAGGCTTTCCTGGCCGACGAGATGGGTGACGTCGGGCCGAATCAGGTTGAGGTGCGCTGCCATGTAGCGCGCCAGCGGGTCGGTGAAGCGTCCGCCGACGAGGTAGACGTGCCCTTTCGGGCCGGCCAGCTGGGTGACAATGTCGGCGAGCTGCCGGTCGGAGATGTGCCGGAACGTCTCGCGGATATTTTCGAGCACGGCTTCGAGGATGGGCGCCGTCGAGGCGGGCAGCAGCGACGGCGTCGTCGCCGTGCGCGACGCCGGCGATTGCAACTGGGCGGCCAGCTCGTCCTGGAGTGCCGACTGGAATTCCGGATAATTCTGGAAGCCGAGCCTGGCCACGAAACGCAGGATGGTGGGCGAGGAGACGCCGGCCTGCTGCGAGAATTCGGCCACCGTCTTCAGCCCGATGAGTGGATAGGAGGCGATCAGCGTCTGCGCCGCCCGGCGCTCGCCTGCCGGCATTGTGTCGATCTTCTCAGTGATCAGTTCGGCAACGCTCGAAACCATCCGCATCCCCTGCTGCATTGGCTGCCGCCTGGCCCAGCGCACAGTCCGGCTCAGGCCCGAAATGACATTTGACAAACTCTTACAATGTGTATGAAATCATCCATAGGGGCGCAATGAACAAAAATACGTAACATACGATACGGCCCCGGGGATGACTGAATGGGAACGGGCCAGGCCGCTGCGCGAGCAATGTCGAATGCCGTCCGGGTGACCAACCGGGCCGGGCGCAGCCCCTTTGTCATCCTGTGCGACCACGCTTCAAATCATCTTCCCACAAGTTACGGCACGCTCGGTCTGGACGCGTCAGAGATGCAGCGCCACATCGCCTGGGACCCGGGCGCCTTGCCGGTATCGCGGCGTATGGCCGAGGGCCTCGATGCGACGCTTGTCGAATCCTGCGTGTCGCGGCTCGCCATCGATTGCAACCGGCCACTCGCCGCCCATGACCTGATCCCGGAGATCAGCGAGACAACAGCCATTCCGGGCAACGCCGCTTTGACCGCCTCTCAGCGTGAGGCGCGAATCGCGCTATCGTGGCGCCCGTTCCACGATGCGATCGACGAGGTCGTTTCGGAACGGCTCCGCGAAGGGCGGGAGACGAGACTGGTGTCTGTCCATTCCTTCACTCCGGTTTACAAGGGCGTCTCGCGCCCTTGGCACATCGGCATCATCCATGACGAAGACGCCCGGCTCGCCGCGCCGCTGATCGCCGCGCTGGAGACCCTCGACGGCATAACTGTCGGCATCAACGAGCCCTATGCGCCGGCCGACCGCGTCTATTTTACCCTGGAACACCACGGCAGGTCGCGCGGCCTGCCGTGCGCGATGATCGAAATCCGTAACGACGAAATCTCGGCGCAGACCGGGCAGCGGAGATGGGCGGATCTGCTCACGGGCATCTTTGAAGGGCTCGAACCGGAGGCGGGCGAAGCGCCCGGTTTCCAGGCGGGCAACGGACGCGCAGCTCAATCGAAGGCATAACAATAAGGGGACATGCAAAATGACATCGCCTGGTTATTCCGAACACGACAAGAGCGAGGACGTTAAAGTCCTCCACAGCATGGGCTATGCCCAGGAACTCGAACGGAGAATGAGCCAGTTCTCCAACTTCGCCGTCTCGTTCTCCATCATCTGCATCCTGTCGGGCGGCATCAATTCGCTCGCCCAGGCAACGTCTGGCGCCGGCGGTGCCGCCATCGGCATCGGCTGGCCGCTCGGCTGCTTCGTGTCGCTGGTCTTCGCCGTCGCCATGGCCCAGATCAGCTCGGCCTATCCGACCGCCGGCGGCCTCTATCACTGGGGCTCGATCCTCGGCAACCGCTTCACCGGCTGGCTGACCGCCTGGTTCAACCTGCTCGGTCTGGTCACCGTGCTGGGCGCAATCAACGTCGGCACCTACTACTTCTTCATGGGCGCCTTCGGCACGACCTATCTCGGGCTCGAGGATACCACCACCACCCGCATCATCTTCCTGGCGATCATCACCGGGTTGCAGGCGCTGGTGAACCACATGGGCATCGGCCTGACCGCCAAGCTTACCGACTTCTCCGGCTACCTGATCTTCGCGACCGCGATCGCACTTGCCGTCGTTTGCCTGGCCGCAGCCGACAGCTATGAAATCAGCCGCCTGTTCACCTTCTCGAACTATTCGGGCGAAGCGGGAGGCAACGTCTGGCCAACCAACTCTGCAACCTGGGTGTTTCTGCTCGGTCTATTGCTGCCGATCTACACCATCACCGGCTACGACGCCTCGGCGCATACCTCGGAAGAGACACTGAAGGCGGCCCACTCGGTGCCCCGCGCCATGGTCGGCTCGGTGCTGTGGTCGGCTCTGTTCGGCTACATCATGCTGTGCTCGTTCGTGCTGATGCTGCCGAATATGGACGAAGCCGCCAAGCAGGGCTGGAACGTGTTCTTCTGGGGCATGGACCAACAGGTCAACCCGGTCGTCAAGGATCTGCTCTACCTCGCCATCTTCCTCGCCCAGTGGCTCTGCGGCCTGGCAACGGTGACGTCGGTGTCGCGCATGATCTTCGCCTTCTCGCGTGACGGCGGCCTGCCGGGCTCCAAGGCGCTGGCCAAGGTCAGCCCGACCTACCGTACGCCGGTGGCCGCAATCTGGACCGGTTCGATCCTCGCCGTCCTGTTCGTCTGGGGTTCTTCGCTGGTCTCGATCGGCGAAACGCCAGTCTACACCATCGTCGTGGCCTGCACCGTCATCTTCCTGTTCTTCTCATTCACCATTCCGATCGCGCTCGGCTTGATGGCCTGGGGCACTTCGAAGTGGGACAAGATGGGTCCATGGAATCTCGGTGAAGGTGTCTTCAAGCTGTTCGCCGTGCTGTCGATCATCGCCATGATCCTGATCTTCGTGATCGGCATCCAACCGCCGAACGACTGGGCGCTCTACATCACCGTTGGCTTCCTGGTTGTCACCGGCATCGTCTGGTTTGCCTTTGAAGCCAAGCGCTTCCAGGGGCCGCCGATCGGCGAGGAGGTCGCCAAGCGCGCCGCCGAGATCGCAGCGGCAGAACGCGCCGTCGGCGAAACGGGACACTGACACTTCTCAAAATGGCCGTGGCCGGCCATGCGCCGGCCACGTCTTGTTTCAACCCTCAGAACGATCTTCCAAAACCTGAAAGTGGCATTGCCCGGAGCGGAACAAAAATGGCTGGAAATCTCTCATTCGATCAGTTGAAGAAGGCTGTCGCCGCAGGCGAGATCGACACGGTGCTCGCCTGCGCCGTCGACATGCAGGGCCGTCTGGTCGGCAAGCGGTTTCTCGCCAAGTACTTCGTCGAATCCGCCTATGACGAGACCCATGGCTGCAATTACCTGCTGGCCAACGACATCGATATGGAGCCGGTGCCCGGCTACAAGGCGGCAAGCTGGTCGAAAGGTTATGGCGATTTCGTCATGAAGCCCGATCTCAACACCATCCGTAACGTGCCTTGGCTCGAAAAGACGGCGCTGCTGCTCTGCGACCTCAAGGATCACCACACACATGAGGATCTGGCGCACTCGCCGCGCGGCATCCTGCGCAAGCAGGTCAAGCGCCTCCAGGAGCGCGGCTATCTCGCCTATTTCGCCTCCGAGCTCGAATTCTACCTGTTTTCAGAAACCTACGATTCGGCCCGCGCCAAGCACTGGCAGAACCTCGACACCGCCTCGCCCTATATCGGCGACTATCTGATCGGTATTACCACCAAGGAAGAAGGCGTCATGCGCCGGCTTCGCAACGAGATGGAAGCCGCCGGCATTCCGATCGAAAACTCCAAGGGCGAGTGGGGCCCGGGTCAGGAAGAGATCAACGTCCGCTACGCCGAAGTCCTCGAGATGGCTGATCGCCACGTCATCCTGAAGAACGGCGCCAAGGAGATTGCCGCCTCCGAAGGCAAGGCGATCTCGTTCATGTCCAAATACAATTACGGGCTCGCCGGCAACTCCAGCCACATCCATAATTCGCTGTGGAGTGCCGACGGCAAGACACCGCTGTTCTATGACAAGGGTGCCGAATGGACCCTGTCCAAGCTCGGCCAGCAGTGGTCTGCCGGCCAGCTCAAATACGCCAAGGAGTTCACCTGGTTCCTGGCGCCCTACATCAACTCCTACAAGCGCTTCCAGTCGGGGACGTTTGCGCCGACCAAGATCATGTGGAGCGAGGACAACCGCACCGCCGGCTTCCGCCTCTGCGGCGAGGGCACCAAGGGCATCCGCATGGAGTGCCGTATCGGCGGCGCCGACCTCAATCCATATCTCGCTTTCGCGGCGCTGATCGCTGCCGGTCTTGCCGGCATTGACGAGAAGCTCGAACTGCAAAAGCCGTTTGTCGGCGACGCCTACCAGGCTGCCAGCCTGCCCGAAATTCCGAAGACCCTGCGCGATGCCACCGAGACGCTTGCATCGTCGAAGATGCTCAGGGAGGCGCTCGGCGAGGAGGTCGTCGACCACTACGTCCACACCGCGCGCTGGGAACAGTTCGAATACGACCGCCGCATCACCGACTGGGAGCTGCACAGAGGCTTCGAGCGGTACTAAAGTCACCCTCATTGCGTGACCCTCCTTTGGCCTGCCGGCCAGGGGAGGGTGTTGAACTTGGAAGGACAATAGACATGACCGAGACGGTCAAACTCAAATCCCCCATCAATGGCTCGATCTTTGTCGAGCGGCCGGTCGCTTCCGACCAGGCGATCAATGCAGCAGTCGAACGCGCCCGCACAGCGCAGGCCGACTGGGCCCGTGTGCCGGTCGCCGAGCGCGCCGCCTATATGCTCAAGATGCTCGAGGCGCTGGTTGCGATGAGCGACGAGATCGTGCCCGAACTGGCCTGGCAGATGGGCCGGCCGACCCGCTATGGCGGCGAGTTCGGCGGCGTCAGGGAACGTACCCAATACATGGTCGAGATCGCCGAGCGCGCGCTCGCGCCGGTGCCGGCATCCAACCCCAAGGACGGCTTCCTTCGCTACGTGAAGAAGGACCCGCTCGGCGTGGTGATGGTCATCGCGCCGTGGAACTATCCCTACCTCACCGCCGTCAACACCATCGTGCCCGCGCTGATCGCCGGTTCGACCGTCATCCTCAAACACGCCGCTCAGACCCTGCTCGTCGGCGAGCGTTTCGCCAAGGCCTTCGAGGCCGCCGGGCTGCCGAAATACGTCTTCCAGAACCTGGTGCTCAACCACGCCCAGACCGAGAAGCTGCTCGCCTCGGGCAAGGTCGACCACGTCAACTTCACCGGCTCGGTCGCTGGCGGCCGCGCCATCGAAAAGGCAGCGGCGGGCACCTTCATGACGCTCGGCCTCGAGCTCGGCGGCAAGGATCCGGCTTATGTGCTGCCCGACGCCAAGCTCGACCATGCGGTTGCCAATCTCGTCGAGGGCGCATTCTTCAATTCGGGCCAGTGCTGCTGCGGCATCGAGCGCGTCTATGTCCACGAGAAGATCTACGACCAGTTCGTCGAGGGCTTCATCGCCGAGACCAAGAGCTATGTGCTCGGCAATCCGCTCGAGCAGGCAACGACGATGGGGCCGATGGCCCAGGCGCGCTTCGCCGACTTCATCCGCGAGCAGAAGGCCGAGGCCCTGCGCAAGGGTGCGGTCGCCCACATGAACACCAAAGACGACCAGGACAAGGCGGGTTCGCCCTACCTGCCGGCCGAGGTGCTGACCAATGTCGACCACCAGATGTCGGTCATGCGCGACGAAAGTTTTGGCCCGATCGTCGGCATCATGAAGGTGCGCAACGACGACGAGGCGATCGCGCTGATGAACGACAGCCCCTACGGCCTCACCGCTTCGATCTGGACCGCTGATACCGAGCACGCCATTTCGGTCGGCGACCGTGTCGAGACAGGCACCGTGTTCATGAACCGCTGCGATTATCTCGATCCGGCGCTTGTCTGGACCGGCGTCAAGGACACCGGCAAGGGTGCTGCGCTGTCGCAGATCGGCTACGACAATTTGACCCGGCCGAAGTCGTATCACCTGCGCGAGAAGATCTGATTTCCCGAACGCCAATCTGATTCTGAAAGCAAAAAATGTCCAAACTCGTTTCCAAGTGGAATTACCCGACCACCGTCCGCTTCGGCGCCGGCCGCATATCCGAGCTGCCCGACGTGCTTGCCGCCACCGGCATCAAGAAGCCGCTGTTCGTCACCGATCCCGGACTCGCCAAGCTGCCGGTCGTGGCATCCACGCTGAAGATCCTCGACGACGCCAAGGTGCCCTATGGCGTCTTCTCCGACGTCAAGCCGAACCCGGTCGAATCGAACCTCACCGCCGGCATCGCCGTGTTCAAGAAGGGCAAGCATGACGGTGTCATCGCCTTCGGCGGCGGCTCGGCGCTCGATCTGGGTAAGCTGATCGCCTTCCAGGCCGGCCAGACGCTGCCAGTGTGGGATTTCGAGGACGTCGGCGACTGGTGGACCCGCGCCAATTCCGACGCCATCGCGCCGATCATCGCCGTGCCAACCACCGCCGGCACGGGCTCCGAGGTCGGCCGTGCGGGTGTCATCACCAATGAAGAGACCCACACAAAGAAGGTCATCTTCCATCCCAAGCTTCTGCCGGCGATCGTCATCGCCGACCCCGAGCTTTCGGTCGGCATGCCGTCCTTCATCACTGCCGGTACCGGCATGGACGCCTTCGCCCACTGCCTCGAAGCCTATTGCGCCCCTGGCTACCATCCGATGGCCGACGGCATCGCTGTCGAAGGCATCCGCCTGGTGTTCGAGAACCTGCCCAAGGCCTATGCCAACGGCAAGGATCTGACAGCCCGCGCCCACATGATGAGTGCCGCCGCCATGGGGGCTGCCGCCTTCCAGAAGGGCCTCGGCGCCATCCATTCGCTGTCACATCCGATCGGCGCGCTCTATGACACCCATCACGGCATGACCAACGCCGTGTTCATGCCTTATGTGCTCGCCTTCAACCGCGATGCCATCGAAGCGAAGATCGCCCGCCTCTCGGCCTATTGCGGAATCAAGGGCGGTTTCGACGGTTTCGCCAAGGCGGTCATCAAGCTGCGCAAGGAGCTCAAGGTGCCGCACGCGCTGCCCAGCCTGATCAAGGGCCTCGACATGGACAAGAAGCGCAAGACCCTGATCGCCGACATGGCGGTGGTCGATCCGACCGCCGGCGGCAACCCGGTCAAGCTCACCAAGAAGGCCGCGCTCGGCTTGCTTGAAAACGCCATCGAAGGGACGGTTTGAGACTAGTGTCGAGACGTGATCCCGAATTGTATAGTCGGCAAAACAAAGGGGAGGGGTTTGGGAGGCATCCGGAATTTAATTAGCCGGTAAACAACGGCGACGATTGCGACAACCGATTAAAAGTAGTTAACTTTTTCCCACTGCGGGCGCTGGCTTCATGGAACTTTCATGTGACTGTCACATGAAGCAATTACCGCATCGCAGGCGTCTCATGGCGTCAGTTCAACGGAGAGAACAACATGTTCAAGTTTGCAGGGAAAGTGCTTTCCCTAAGCGCGGCGTCGCTGATGGTGACGACGGCTTTTGTGTCGGCCCAGGATATGGCCGCACTCGAAGCCGCCGCGAAGGCGGAGGGCCAGCTGACCACGATCGCGCTGCCGCATGACTGGTGCGGCTATGGCGCCGTCATCGAAGGTTTCAAGAAGAAGTACCCCGAGATCACTGTCAACGAGCTGAACCCCGACGCGGGCTCCAGCGACGAGATCGAGGCGATCAAGGCAAACAAGGACAACAAGGGCCCGCAGGCGCCTGACGTCATCGACGTCGGTCTCTCCTACGGCCCGCAGGCCAAGGCCGACGGCCTGATCCAGCCCTACAAGGTCGCGACCTGGGATTCGATCCCCGATACCGCCAAGGACGCCGAAGGCTACTGGTACGGCGACTATTACGGCGTGCTGTCCTTCGAAGTGAACAAGGACCTCGTCAAGAATGCGCCGGCCGACTGGGCCGATCTGCTCAAGGACGAGTACAAGAACTCGGTTGCGCTCGCCGGTGACCCGCGCGCGTCCAACCA
The nucleotide sequence above comes from Aminobacter aminovorans. Encoded proteins:
- a CDS encoding aldehyde dehydrogenase family protein, which codes for MTETVKLKSPINGSIFVERPVASDQAINAAVERARTAQADWARVPVAERAAYMLKMLEALVAMSDEIVPELAWQMGRPTRYGGEFGGVRERTQYMVEIAERALAPVPASNPKDGFLRYVKKDPLGVVMVIAPWNYPYLTAVNTIVPALIAGSTVILKHAAQTLLVGERFAKAFEAAGLPKYVFQNLVLNHAQTEKLLASGKVDHVNFTGSVAGGRAIEKAAAGTFMTLGLELGGKDPAYVLPDAKLDHAVANLVEGAFFNSGQCCCGIERVYVHEKIYDQFVEGFIAETKSYVLGNPLEQATTMGPMAQARFADFIREQKAEALRKGAVAHMNTKDDQDKAGSPYLPAEVLTNVDHQMSVMRDESFGPIVGIMKVRNDDEAIALMNDSPYGLTASIWTADTEHAISVGDRVETGTVFMNRCDYLDPALVWTGVKDTGKGAALSQIGYDNLTRPKSYHLREKI
- a CDS encoding efflux RND transporter permease subunit; the protein is MSTMQNDNAEKGITALFVRRPVLAFVINTLIVVAGLAAFYGVEVRELPDVDRPVITVSTTYSDAAAEIVDREVTAVVEGAVARVTGVKSISSSSSYGNSRVTVEFNDGVDLNVAASDMRDAVGRVTNSLPDDADAPRIVKADANADAVMRLAVTSDTMPVEDMTILVEDQIVDTLAAVDGVADVQTFGDRAKIFRVDIDQAKVASLGLTLADISNALASVSFDAPAGSLTVGNQDLIVRASAAVTTPEAFESIIINGKTKLGDVATVTLGGDPGSTSLRSDGKTGIGIGIVRQAQSSTLDISKGVRAAAEKIQTTLPAGMTIRVTSDDATFVQGAIHEVEIALILSVTIVLIVIYAFLQDWRATLIPGFAMPVAMIGTIAGIYLAGFSVNILTLLALVLATGLVVDDAIVVLENIVRRRNEGMGPRAAAVLGTQEVFFAVVATTATLAAVFIPISFLPGQTGGLFREFGFVLAISVLLSSIVALSLCPMLASRMLTEKSIEHSHGGVLGKIGTKLAALYKRCLHACLNAPAIVILVSLLFAGAAYVAFGAVRQELTPTEDRSLVMLRVSAPQGVSLDYTASQLRRIEGLIEPLRKSGEIESTFVSAGMGNNNNSGFMVLSLAPWSERSRTQQEIAADILARTSQVPGVRTTVGQPNSLGIRGAGNGLQFALIGNSYADLGTAATKVLAEMEKDPRFRQPRLSTDANQPQLFVTVDRERASDLGIDIKGLSPALQAMLDGRKITSVFIEDRSYDVKLVSTTNPINDSTDLENIFIRTTDGRFVPVSTIATLSERAVPPSLSREQQQRSVAITAGLADDFALGEALKQADQIAAPVLPAGSRLLPLAEAATLNETSGSMLTIFGFAIVIILLVLAAQFESFVSAVIIMATVPLGLACAVFALILTGTSLNAYSQIGLVLLVGVMAKNGILVVEFANQLRDRGMGVRQAIEEAATIRLRPVMMTMICTVLGGLPLVLAQGAGAEARIALGWVIVGGLGLATISTLFLTPVAYLLLGRFITPKVAEESRLKRELEEAAYTGVEPAE
- a CDS encoding N-formylglutamate amidohydrolase, with product MGTGQAAARAMSNAVRVTNRAGRSPFVILCDHASNHLPTSYGTLGLDASEMQRHIAWDPGALPVSRRMAEGLDATLVESCVSRLAIDCNRPLAAHDLIPEISETTAIPGNAALTASQREARIALSWRPFHDAIDEVVSERLREGRETRLVSVHSFTPVYKGVSRPWHIGIIHDEDARLAAPLIAALETLDGITVGINEPYAPADRVYFTLEHHGRSRGLPCAMIEIRNDEISAQTGQRRWADLLTGIFEGLEPEAGEAPGFQAGNGRAAQSKA
- a CDS encoding amino acid permease — translated: MTSPGYSEHDKSEDVKVLHSMGYAQELERRMSQFSNFAVSFSIICILSGGINSLAQATSGAGGAAIGIGWPLGCFVSLVFAVAMAQISSAYPTAGGLYHWGSILGNRFTGWLTAWFNLLGLVTVLGAINVGTYYFFMGAFGTTYLGLEDTTTTRIIFLAIITGLQALVNHMGIGLTAKLTDFSGYLIFATAIALAVVCLAAADSYEISRLFTFSNYSGEAGGNVWPTNSATWVFLLGLLLPIYTITGYDASAHTSEETLKAAHSVPRAMVGSVLWSALFGYIMLCSFVLMLPNMDEAAKQGWNVFFWGMDQQVNPVVKDLLYLAIFLAQWLCGLATVTSVSRMIFAFSRDGGLPGSKALAKVSPTYRTPVAAIWTGSILAVLFVWGSSLVSIGETPVYTIVVACTVIFLFFSFTIPIALGLMAWGTSKWDKMGPWNLGEGVFKLFAVLSIIAMILIFVIGIQPPNDWALYITVGFLVVTGIVWFAFEAKRFQGPPIGEEVAKRAAEIAAAERAVGETGH
- a CDS encoding efflux RND transporter periplasmic adaptor subunit; the encoded protein is MAAWKQIVLAIVIVLAAAAGWVLLVPSSRTVLASWGIDWAEAKTEQPQAARGGSGGNRQGGNRGGSQPQTPVVTQTVTSGTINDRLSAIGTGRALNSVVINPYASGRLTEISVAAGEKVTAGTVIARLDSDSEEIALERARIAQGDAEASLERIKALRATNTATTVQLKEAELAVENARLAVRDAALALDRRTITAPIAGIVGILPVEAGNYVTSQTAIATIDDRSRIIVDIWVPERFTGLISVGAPLTASSVARPGRVFEGEVSAIDNRLDEQSRTLRIQARIDNDDDALRAGMSFQVAMQFPGDTYPSVDPLAIQWGGDGAFVWALDNGKAKRVPVRIIQRNTDSVLVQAALTSGDKVVTEGIHTVREGAELLIAGREAAGSGS
- a CDS encoding glutamine synthetase family protein — encoded protein: MAGNLSFDQLKKAVAAGEIDTVLACAVDMQGRLVGKRFLAKYFVESAYDETHGCNYLLANDIDMEPVPGYKAASWSKGYGDFVMKPDLNTIRNVPWLEKTALLLCDLKDHHTHEDLAHSPRGILRKQVKRLQERGYLAYFASELEFYLFSETYDSARAKHWQNLDTASPYIGDYLIGITTKEEGVMRRLRNEMEAAGIPIENSKGEWGPGQEEINVRYAEVLEMADRHVILKNGAKEIAASEGKAISFMSKYNYGLAGNSSHIHNSLWSADGKTPLFYDKGAEWTLSKLGQQWSAGQLKYAKEFTWFLAPYINSYKRFQSGTFAPTKIMWSEDNRTAGFRLCGEGTKGIRMECRIGGADLNPYLAFAALIAAGLAGIDEKLELQKPFVGDAYQAASLPEIPKTLRDATETLASSKMLREALGEEVVDHYVHTARWEQFEYDRRITDWELHRGFERY
- a CDS encoding MurR/RpiR family transcriptional regulator, which codes for MVSSVAELITEKIDTMPAGERRAAQTLIASYPLIGLKTVAEFSQQAGVSSPTILRFVARLGFQNYPEFQSALQDELAAQLQSPASRTATTPSLLPASTAPILEAVLENIRETFRHISDRQLADIVTQLAGPKGHVYLVGGRFTDPLARYMAAHLNLIRPDVTHLVGQESLWRDKLIDMSKRDTLLIFDIRRYQDSLIRFAEKAHARGATIILFTDQWLSPIARFARHVISGRTAVPSAWDSSSALFVAVETVIGALTSKLETEAARRIRAIEDLR